A genomic region of Candidatus Fermentibacter sp. contains the following coding sequences:
- a CDS encoding sugar ABC transporter permease has protein sequence MKSRFGLSPYLYILPALAVVVVFRVVPIVSSFLASLTEYDIGGFHGFTGIDNYARMLSDARFWSSVSNTVFFVLGVVPLGIAIPLFLAVLLRGRLFAKGFYRTIYFLPVVTSAVAVSVVWTWLFNPEAGPLNGVLAALGMDPLMWLREPRGVFDMLLSPLGISLPGILAGPSLALVSLMIVSVWKSIGYNTVLFLAGLENIPGEYYEAAKLDGARRWAIFRHVTWPLLSPTTYYVLIMSTITSFQTFALVYVMTPPPGGGPLGTTNLLVFYLYQKAFDRFDIGYASAISVFLFVVLLGLTILQRRLAGRRVVYE, from the coding sequence GGCCTGTCGCCCTATCTCTACATCCTCCCGGCCCTGGCGGTCGTCGTGGTCTTCAGGGTCGTCCCCATCGTCAGCTCCTTCCTCGCGTCCCTCACCGAATACGACATCGGCGGCTTCCACGGCTTCACGGGGATCGACAACTACGCGAGGATGCTCTCGGACGCCCGCTTCTGGAGCAGCGTGTCCAACACCGTCTTCTTCGTGCTGGGCGTCGTCCCCCTCGGGATCGCGATCCCGCTGTTCCTGGCCGTGCTGCTGCGGGGGAGGCTGTTCGCCAAGGGCTTCTATCGGACGATCTACTTCCTGCCCGTCGTCACCAGTGCAGTCGCGGTCTCCGTCGTGTGGACGTGGCTGTTCAACCCCGAGGCGGGCCCTCTCAACGGCGTGCTGGCCGCACTCGGGATGGACCCGCTGATGTGGCTCCGCGAGCCCCGCGGGGTGTTCGACATGCTCCTCTCGCCCCTCGGCATCTCCCTGCCGGGCATCCTGGCCGGGCCGAGCCTCGCCCTGGTCTCCCTCATGATCGTGAGTGTCTGGAAGAGCATCGGCTACAACACGGTGCTGTTCCTGGCGGGGCTCGAGAACATACCGGGCGAGTACTACGAGGCGGCGAAGCTGGACGGAGCCCGCCGCTGGGCGATCTTCAGGCACGTCACATGGCCGCTGCTCTCGCCCACGACCTACTACGTGCTGATCATGAGCACGATCACGTCATTCCAGACGTTCGCGCTCGTCTACGTGATGACCCCGCCGCCCGGTGGCGGCCCGCTCGGCACTACCAACCTGCTGGTCTTCTACCTGTACCAGAAGGCCTTCGACAGGTTCGACATAGGCTACGCCAGCGCGATCTCCGTCTTCCTGTTCGTGGTCCTGCTGGGCCTCACGATCCTCCAGAGGAGGCTCGCGGGCAGGCGGGTGGTGTACGAATGA
- a CDS encoding carbohydrate ABC transporter permease: MTPRAAAGAVLRHSMLAAGGLVMLLPFLWMIATSLEQGGFSNYADAWNEVPFGRYLVNTLIVTSLTVLGVLITSALAAYSFATMEYRGRNFLFLLFLSTMMVPQPVYLAPSYVILAKMGWIDTFAALIVPWTANVFSVFLLRQHFRSLPKSLYEAAVLDGCSRFGYLWRVALPLSRSAIVTVVLFDIIGSWNSFMWPLVVTNSENMRVLQVGLSYFNQEQASNFPMLMAASTFCTIPLLVMFVLAQKQIVSSYSRSGLKD, translated from the coding sequence ATGACGCCACGGGCCGCGGCGGGAGCAGTCCTCAGGCACTCGATGCTGGCCGCGGGCGGCCTGGTCATGCTGCTCCCATTCCTCTGGATGATCGCCACGTCGCTGGAGCAGGGCGGCTTCTCGAACTACGCCGACGCATGGAACGAGGTGCCCTTCGGGCGGTACCTCGTGAACACCCTCATCGTCACCTCGCTGACTGTTCTGGGTGTTCTGATCACCTCGGCGCTGGCCGCCTACTCCTTCGCGACGATGGAGTACCGCGGGCGCAACTTCCTCTTCCTCCTGTTCCTCTCTACGATGATGGTGCCGCAGCCGGTCTACCTCGCCCCTTCGTACGTGATCCTCGCGAAGATGGGCTGGATCGACACCTTCGCTGCCCTGATCGTGCCGTGGACGGCCAACGTCTTCAGCGTGTTCCTGCTCAGGCAGCACTTCAGGTCGCTGCCCAAGTCGCTCTACGAGGCCGCCGTACTCGACGGCTGCAGCAGGTTCGGCTACCTGTGGCGGGTCGCCCTCCCGCTCTCCCGGTCGGCCATCGTGACTGTCGTCCTGTTCGACATCATCGGAAGCTGGAACAGCTTCATGTGGCCCCTCGTGGTTACGAACTCCGAGAACATGAGGGTTCTGCAGGTGGGGCTCTCCTACTTCAACCAGGAGCAGGCCAGCAACTTCCCCATGCTCATGGCGGCCTCCACCTTCTGCACGATCCCGCTCCTGGTCATGTTCGTGCTGGCCCAGAAGCAGATCGTGTCGAGCTACTCCCGCTCAGGCCTGAAGGACTGA